From a region of the Triticum aestivum cultivar Chinese Spring chromosome 7D, IWGSC CS RefSeq v2.1, whole genome shotgun sequence genome:
- the LOC123169265 gene encoding uncharacterized protein produces MAWSFHFVPLLLLLLLLPSTSAVATSGHSTGNATASLRPGREPLKHRRIRALLGRLNKPPLKTIKSPDGDLIDCVPSHLQPAFDHPMLKGQKPLDPPERPKNYNSTIAGAVVVQAWHATGEACPEGTVALRRTTEKDLLRASSLRRYGRKPPRRTTRRDSTSSGHEHAVGYVNSEKYYGARASVNVWSPRIDDPSEFSLSQIWVISGSFGHDLNTIEAGWQVSPELYGDSNARFFTYWTTDAYQETGCYNHNCRGFVQTTNKIAIGAAITPQSVYNGRQFDINLMIWKDPKHGHWWLELGPGVVVGYWPSGLFTHLAHHARMVQFGGEVVNTRPPGSHTATQMGSGHFPGEGFDRAAYFRNLQVVDWDNNIIRASGLKLLADHPGCYDIQGGFNGRWGTYFYYGGPGRNVKCP; encoded by the exons ATGGCTTGGAGTTTCCACTTTGTTcccttgctcctcctcctcctcctgctcccctCCACTTCCGCAGTGGCCACCTCCGGGCACAGCACCGGCAACGCCACCGCAAGCCTGAGGCCAGGGAGGGAGCCGCTCAAGCACCGGAGGATCAGGGCTCTCCTCGGCAGACTCAACAAGCCCCCCCTCAAGACCATCAAG AGCCCCGATGGTGACTTAATCGACTGCGTTCCCTCCCACCTACAGCCCGCGTTTGACCACCCAATGCTCAAGGGACAGAAGCCTCTG GACCCGCCGGAGAGGCCCAAGAACTACAACTCCACCATTGCCGGAGCGGTGGTGGTGCAGGCGTGGCATGCCACCGGCGAGGCGTGCCCGGAAGGGACGGTGGCGCTGCGGCGGACGACGGAGAAAGATCTGCTCAGAGCCAGCTCCCTCAGGAGGTACGGCAGGAAGCCGCCACGCCGGACCACCCGCCGTGATTCCACCAGCAGTGGCCATGAG CATGCAGTTGGGTATGTGAATTCAGAGAAATACTATGGGGCCAGAGCTAGTGTTAACGTGTGGTCACCCAGGATAGATGACCCATCTGAGTTCAGCCTGTCACAGATCTGGGTCATCTCCGGCTCCTTCGGCCATGATCTCAACACCATTGAGGCTGGATGGCAG GTAAGCCCGGAGCTGTATGGAGATAGTAATGCTAGGTTCTTCACTTACTGGACA ACTGATGCGTACCAAGAGACGGGGTGCTACAACCACAACTGCCGCGGGTTCGTCCAGACGACCAACAAGATAGCCATCGGCGCCGCTATCACGCCACAGTCGGTGTACAACGGGAGGCAGTTTGATATTAATCTGATGATATGGAAG GATCCCAAGCACGGGCACTGGTGGCTGGAGCTGGGCCCGGGCGTGGTGGTGGGCTACTGGCCGTCCGGCCTGTTCACCCACCTGGCGCACCACGCGAGGATGGTGCAGTTCGGCGGCGAGGTCGTCAACACCCGGCCGCCGGGGTCCCACACGGCGACGCAGATGGGCAGCGGCCACTTCCCCGGCGAGGGGTTCGACCGCGCCGCCTACTTCCGGAACCTGCAGGTGGTGGACTGGGACAACAACATCATCCGGGCGTCCGGCCTCAAGCTCCTCGCCGACCACCCCGGGTGCTACGACATCCAGGGAGGCTTCAACGGCCGCTGGGGGACCTACTTCTACTACGGAGGGCCAGGGAGGAACGTGAAATGCCCCTGA